One segment of Anastrepha obliqua isolate idAnaObli1 chromosome 3, idAnaObli1_1.0, whole genome shotgun sequence DNA contains the following:
- the LOC129241046 gene encoding uncharacterized protein LOC129241046 gives MMWKASCFVLLGTLCTMVLARPTELDDIFTGYLKNVNLYNPERQSQIVKRRIFEQNQDESLKTVSLQSLVGDLEQNFFQSASSVGSFANQSPELAEATSTSIENHPILKRKTGDAEEDGKIIQREKGENLLGTTSNSVMETSTETVPSKETPTETIASKETPTETIASKEIGPHRIQIEHISVKPHYGDLPVVPAFQVHHTKLISATFKDSGSNPTQITITKTNIQAASAQKNSEEINGHKEDLKLQEAKKKIADHTEESHDTDQHATEQPEILGTTTTNKSAAELKETVAELKEKVAEIEAEPVILSARV, from the exons ATGATGTGGAAAGCATCATGTTTTGTG CTGCTTGGCACATTATGTACAATGGTGCTAGCACGTCCAACTGAATTAGATGACATTTTTACTGGATATTTAAAAAACGTGAATCTTTATAATCCAGAAAGGCAATCACAGATAGTCAAACGGCGAATATTCGAACAAAATCAAGATGAAAGTTTAAAAACCGTTTCACTGCAATCACTAGTCGGCGATTTAGAGCAGAATTTTTTCCAATCTGCGTCCAGTGTTGGCAGTTTTGCGAATCAATCACCGGAACTCGCGGAAGCCACCTCAACGTCAATTGAAAATCATCCAATACTGAAGAGAAAAACAGGAGATGCAGAGGAAGATGGCAAAATCATTCAGCGGGAGAAAGGTGAGAACTTATTGGGAACAACTAGTAATAGTGTAATGGAAACATCGACTGAGACGGTTCCCTCTAAAGAAACACCGACTGAGACGATTGCCTCTAAAGAAACACCTACTGAGACGATTGCCTCTAAAGAAATCGGACCCCATCGAATACAAATTGAACATATTTCAGTGAAACCCCATTATGGGGACTTGCCTGTGGTACCAGCCTTCCAGGTGCACCACACAAAACTAATATCAGCTACTTTTAAGGACTCTGGTTCCAATCCAACACAAATAACCATAACAAAGACAAATATACAGGCTGCTTCTGCACAGAAAAATTCTGAGGAGATTAATGGTCATAAGGAGGACCTCAAACTACAGGAAGCGAAAAAAAAGATAGCCGATCACACGGAGGAAAGTCATGACACCGACCAGCATGCTACTGAGCAACCTGAAATCCTGGGGACAACAACTACGAATAAATCTGCAGCAGAATTGAAGGAAACTGTAGCAGAACTCAAGGAAAAGGTGGCAGAAATTGAAGCAGAACCGGTAATACTCTCAGCTCGCGTCTAA
- the LOC129240906 gene encoding uncharacterized protein LOC129240906: MEFDNQNPIKMLVKTNIFVSFIISALFAVTLALPLLDASSGIDNSTIEDIYASANDTPKNLYVVKAVVYEIGILTEADDNETSFESQERVDLTFYDAHSNQSHINLGNVPLPIQTNISGQVLTGIAPVNIGAFSNPTEILQTLPLTGTIVNITHSNTAYYQLTKSNASDTLKPHVTDVKDLTNVADLFPVVSKVPLQYPVPANDEANAVKS; encoded by the exons ATGGAATTCGACAATCAAAATCCAATAAAAATGCTggtaaaaactaatattttcgtTTCCTTTATTATCTCTGCGCTGTTTGCTGTCACACTGGCATTGCCTTTGTTGGACGCCTCATCAGGAATAGACAACTCAACGATTGAGGATATATATGCCAGTGCCAATGACACACCAAAAAATCT TTATGTTGTTAAGGCTGTTGTATATGAAATTGGTATTTTGACTGAAGCGGATGATAATGAAACCAGTTTCGAAAG TCAAGAACGTGTGGATTTAACCTTCTACGACGCCCACTCTAATCAAAGCCATATTAACCTTGGTAATGTGCCCTTACCGATCCAAACGAACATTTCCGGGCAAGTGCTTACCGGCATTGCGCCCGTCAATATTGGCGCGTTCAGCAACCCTACGGAAATTTTGCAAACGCTGCCATTAACCGGAACCATTGTTAATATAACGCATAGCAATACGGCGTACTATCAACTTACGAAGTCGAACGCCAGCGACACGTTGAAGCCTCATGTAACGGATGTTAAAGATTTGACAAATGTGGCCGATCTCTTTCCAGTAGTCAGCAAGGTCCCCCTACAATACCCAGTTCCTGCTAATGACGAAGCAAACGCCGtgaaaagttaa